CAGATCCATTATACCAAGGGGGATCTATATTTTTAGAATTATTTTTGGAGGAATGTCTTTCGTGTTCAAATCCCACAGAGTCAACCTATTGCTGCTGTTAATTCTCTCATCTTTTCTGTTCTTCTGGATGTTAGGAGGCCACGGCCTGCTGGAGCCCGACGAGGGCCGCTACAGCGAGATCCCCAGAGAGATGATGGAGACCGGCGACTACGTAACCCCAAGGCTAAACGGGGTCCTCTATTTCGAGAAGCCGGTGCTACACTACTGGCTGACCGCCTCGGCCTTCGCCGTCATGGGCAAAACCGAGCTGGCATCCCGTTTCTGGCCCGCTGCCCTGGCGGTGGTGGGGGTCCTATTCACCTACTGGCTGGGAGCCTACCTCTACGGCAAGAGATCCGGCCTTGCGGCAGGGGTTATACTGGCGTCGTCTCTGCTCTACTTCGCCATAGCCCAGATAAACCTCACAGACATGCCGGTGAGCTCCTTTATCACCGTGGCCATGGTGGCCTTCCTCATGGCCCGGCTCCAAAACAGACGGTGGCTGCTCCTGTTCTACTCCGCTATGGCATTGGCGGTGCTCACCAAAGGGCTTATCGGCCTGGTCCTCCCAGGAGCGGTCATACTCTGCTATATGATCGTCACCAGAAGATGGTCCATAGTCAAAGATACCCTCTACCTGCCGGGGATAATCCTTTTCTTCGCCATCACCGTTCCCTGGTTCTGGGCGGTCTGTCGGGCCAACCCCGATTTCTTTCACTTTTTTTTCATCCACGAACACTTCGTCCGTTACGCTACCAAGGTCCATAACCGATACGAGCCGGTCTGGTTCTTCGTCCCTATCCTGCTGGTGGGGACGATCCCCTGGACGGGCTTTATCCCTCAGGCTCTCATGGAAGCGATAAAGGGAAGAAAAGGGCAGGACGAATCGGACTGGGCGGGGATATATCTGGCCCTGTGGTTTGCCGTGATTTTCGCCTTCTTCTCCCTGTCCAGCTCTAAGCTCATACCCTACATAGTGCCGGTCCTGCCCCCTCTGGCCATACTGGTAGGTCGGAGGGCGGTTAGGATATGGGACGAAGGGGACCTGAAAAACACCCTTGTAGGGCTGTCGCTCTCCTCGGTCCTTACCGTACTGTTCGGAGTGGCCTTCGTGGTCTACCCCTACGTCCAGGACAGGCTCCCATCGGAGCTTCTGGTCCCTCAGCTGGTCCATAAAGGGATAATCCTACTGGTGGGAACCGGCCTGGCCTGGTGGGGATACCTTAAGGGCTCGCCTAAAAAAGTCCTGATCTGCCTGACCATAACCGGTATAATCTTCATCCTGTCCTTCAAGACGGGATTTTCCCTGTACGACAGGATAAACTCCGCCAGGCAACTCAGCGATATAATAAAGCCCCATCTGAGGGAGGACGACGTGGTTGCCCAGTACGGCGATTACAACCAGGGACTGCCTTTCTACCTGGAGAGACGTAACGTTCTGGTGAACTACCTGGGAGAGCTGGAGTTCGGGGCGAAGAGGGAGACCGACCCCTCGTGGTTCATAGGGGATCGGGAGTTTCTGGAGCTGTGGAACGGCCATAGACAGGTCTTCCTGGTGGTCCCAGCCAGGGTATGGTCCCACTTGGAGGATAAACTAGGAAAAACCTATATAATGGGCAAAAACTGGAGAGAGAACGACCTGGTCATCACCAATCGCCCTATAGAGGAGGATTAAGAATGAGAGATAGCTTTTTACCTTTCGCCCGCCCGGAGGTGGACGAAGAATCAATAGAGGACCTCTGTCAGTCCATAAGGTCCGGCTGGCTCACCACCGGGCCTAAAACCCAGGCCTTCGAGGAGGACTTTTCAAAAACAGTGGGAGCGACCTACTCTATATCGGTGAGTTCTGCCACCGCCGGACTTCACCTGGCCTTTCTGGGGTTGGGGATAGAGCCAGGGGACGAGGTCATAACTACCCCTATGACCTTCGTGGCCACGGTCAACGCCGCCATATGGGCTGGAGCGACCCCGGTGCTGGTGGACATAGACCCTAAGACCTTAAATATAGACGTGGAGCAGCTTGAGGGGGCTATCACCGACAGGACCAAGGCCATTGTGCCGGTCCACTTCGCCGGACTGCCCTGCGACATGGACCGAATAGAGGCTATGGCGGAAAAGCACGGCCTAGCCATAGTGGAGGACGCAGCCCACGCCCTGGGGGCCAGCTACAGAGGCAGGCCCATAGGTGCGGACAGAGGGCCGAGGCGGTGCTCGGTCTTCAGCTTCCACCCGACGAAAAACATAACCACCGGCGAGGGAGGCATGGTCTGCACCTCCGACGAAGACCTAGCGGAGAGGATCTCCGTCCTCCGGCAGCACGGCATGAGCAAAGGGGCCTGGAATAGGTACGCCGCCAAAGGCAACCCCCACTACGACGTGCTTTTCCCGGGCTTCAAGGCCAACATGATGGACATTCAGGCAGCCATAGGCAGAGGACAGCTTAAAAAACTGGACTCCTTCAACTCCAGGAGAAAGACCATAGTGGACCGATATCGCGAGGCATTTAAAGACCAGCCTGGACTTACCCTGCCAGGAACTCCGGCCTACGACCACGTCCACAGCTGGCATATCTTCACCCCTCTCGTGGACGTGGATAAACTCGACATAGACCGAGACGGCTTTATGGGAGCCATGAGGGAGCTCAACTTAGGCACCGCCCTCCACTATCAGGCACTTCACCTGTTCTCCTACTACCAGGAGACCTACCGATGGAGGAAGGGCGACTTCCCTAACGCCGAAATGGTATCGGACAGGATAGTGTCCCTGCCCCTCTTCCCCGCCATGACCGACTTTGACGTGGAGGACGTTATAAACGGGGTTCGTTCGGTTATGGAGAGCCATCTATGAGACCGGAGGTTTCCCTTGTAATACCGGTCTACAACGAGGAGGAGTCTCTGCCCGAGCTTTTCAGCCGAACGGTGAAGGTCCTTAAGGGACTGAACCGTCCCTACGAGCTCATACTGGTGGACGACGGCAGCAGGGATCGGTCTTTGGCCCTGTGCCTGGAGCTTCGGGAGAGGGAGGGCTCAATCAGGGTGGCCTCCATGAACGGCAACTTCGGCCAGCACATGGCCATAATGGCGGGGTTCTCTCTGGCCCGGGGAGAGATGGTCATAACCATGGACGCCGACCTTCAGAACCCTCCCGAGGAGATCCCAAAGCTGATAAGGGCCATGGAGAGAGGCCACGACGTGGTGGGAACCATCCGCACCTTCAGGCAAGATCCCCTGTTTCGTAAGGTAGCGTCGAAAATAGTCAACAAGGTCACCAACAGGATCACCGGCCTCAGACTCAACGACTACGGCTGTATGCTCAGGGGCTACAGGAGGCGGATCGTGGACCTGATAATCCAGTGCCAGGAGACGACGACCTTCATCCCGGCCCTAGCCCAGAAGTTCGCCCTAAGCCCCGTCGAGGTATCGGTTAAACACTCGGAGCGTAAAAAAGGCGAGTCGAAGTACGGACTTTTCAAGCTGATCAGGCTGAACTTCGACCTGATGACCGGCTTTTCCATGGTTCCTCTACAGGCGGTTACAATGACCGGCATCGCCGTAGCGGTCATGAGCCTGGGCTTTACCATAATGCTGATACTCAGGAGACTGTTTTTGGGACCCGAGGCGGAAGGGGTTTTCACCCTCTTCGCCATAAACTTCTTCCTCATGGGGATAACCATGATGTCCGTAGGGATAGGAGGGGAGTACGTCGGCAGGGTCTACCAGGAGGTAAGAAAGCGGCCTAGGTACGTAATACGGCACGTATATCAGGAGGAACAGGAGGATGACTAGGCCCTCGACGGTGGTCTTCGCCTACAGCGAGGTGGGATATCGCTGCCTTGAGACCCTTCTGGACCGAGGGGTCAACGTCACGGCGGTCATAACCTACACCGACAGCCCCTCGGAGGAGATATGGTTTAGGTCGGTGGCGGACCTGGCTCGCTCCAGAGGGATCGAACCATGGCTCAATCTGGACCTGTCGGACAAAGAGACCTTCAAGGCCATAAAGGCCCTGAAGCCTAAGGTGATGTTCTCTTTCTACTACAGGGACCTCATACCGGATAAGGTGCTCAAGCTGGCAAAACTGGGGGCCTTCAATATGCACGGATCCCTCCTTCCCAGGTACAGAGGAAGGGCCTGTATAAACTGGGCGGTGCTCAACGGAGAGACCGAGACAGGGGCCACCCTCCACCGGATGACCGAGAAGGCCGACAGGGGAAACATAGTCGATCAGGAGGTCGTGTCCATAGGCCAGAGCGACACCGCCAAAGACGTCTTTCTCAAGGTCGCCGACGCCGCCACTGAGATACTGAACAGGAGCCTGGACTCCATAGAGTCGGGGGAGGCAAAGGGAGTTCCTCAGGACGACAGCCTTGCGACGACCTTCGGGGGCAGAAAGCCCGAGGACGGCCTGATCCGTTGGGATCAGAGCAGCAAGCGGATATACGACCTCATAAGGGCGGTGACACGCCCCTACCCCGGTGCTTTCAGCTTTTTTGGGGATAAAAAGGTGTATTTCTGGTGGGGAACCCCTTTGGAGGGAGCGTCCCTGGGACAGCCTGGATCGGTTATATCCCTGGATCCTCTTGTGGTCTCAACCGGCAAAGGCAACCTCAAGGTTGATAAGGTCCAGGTTCACGGGGAAGAGGAGATAGACGGCATCTCCTTCGCCAAGTCGTATCTGAGGCTGGGAGCGACCTTTACAACCGAGCCTAAGCCCGCCTGTCCAGCGAGCAAGGGCATCTAAAACTCACTTTTCAGCCCCCTCGGAGAGACCGTTCCGCCTGCGCCCTGTCTCGCCCAGGCGTATACTCGACCTGCCTGTTTCGTACGAACCGCCTCGGAGGGCACGTCCTGTGCCCCCTCGGCTTGGGGCGACGTCCTGTCGCCCCATTCGCACTCAAAGGCGGCATGTCGAGTATACGGGCTCAAATGGGCTCCGTCGGAACGATCTCTCCGAGAATTAGCGTTTGTTAGAGACCGTCTATAGTAGAAATGGAGGATTGTAAATGAACATACTGATACTTGGAGCTAACGGATTTATCGGCTCCCACCTGATAGAGAGAATACTGGAAAAGACCGACTGGACCGTCACCGCCTTCGACCTTAGGGGAGACAACCTCCAGGGACTGGGGGATCGGGTCTCGGTGAAGTTGGGAGACCTGTACGACCAGGACGA
This portion of the Dethiosulfovibrio salsuginis genome encodes:
- a CDS encoding DegT/DnrJ/EryC1/StrS family aminotransferase gives rise to the protein MRDSFLPFARPEVDEESIEDLCQSIRSGWLTTGPKTQAFEEDFSKTVGATYSISVSSATAGLHLAFLGLGIEPGDEVITTPMTFVATVNAAIWAGATPVLVDIDPKTLNIDVEQLEGAITDRTKAIVPVHFAGLPCDMDRIEAMAEKHGLAIVEDAAHALGASYRGRPIGADRGPRRCSVFSFHPTKNITTGEGGMVCTSDEDLAERISVLRQHGMSKGAWNRYAAKGNPHYDVLFPGFKANMMDIQAAIGRGQLKKLDSFNSRRKTIVDRYREAFKDQPGLTLPGTPAYDHVHSWHIFTPLVDVDKLDIDRDGFMGAMRELNLGTALHYQALHLFSYYQETYRWRKGDFPNAEMVSDRIVSLPLFPAMTDFDVEDVINGVRSVMESHL
- a CDS encoding formyltransferase — encoded protein: MTRPSTVVFAYSEVGYRCLETLLDRGVNVTAVITYTDSPSEEIWFRSVADLARSRGIEPWLNLDLSDKETFKAIKALKPKVMFSFYYRDLIPDKVLKLAKLGAFNMHGSLLPRYRGRACINWAVLNGETETGATLHRMTEKADRGNIVDQEVVSIGQSDTAKDVFLKVADAATEILNRSLDSIESGEAKGVPQDDSLATTFGGRKPEDGLIRWDQSSKRIYDLIRAVTRPYPGAFSFFGDKKVYFWWGTPLEGASLGQPGSVISLDPLVVSTGKGNLKVDKVQVHGEEEIDGISFAKSYLRLGATFTTEPKPACPASKGI
- a CDS encoding glycosyltransferase, whose amino-acid sequence is MRPEVSLVIPVYNEEESLPELFSRTVKVLKGLNRPYELILVDDGSRDRSLALCLELREREGSIRVASMNGNFGQHMAIMAGFSLARGEMVITMDADLQNPPEEIPKLIRAMERGHDVVGTIRTFRQDPLFRKVASKIVNKVTNRITGLRLNDYGCMLRGYRRRIVDLIIQCQETTTFIPALAQKFALSPVEVSVKHSERKKGESKYGLFKLIRLNFDLMTGFSMVPLQAVTMTGIAVAVMSLGFTIMLILRRLFLGPEAEGVFTLFAINFFLMGITMMSVGIGGEYVGRVYQEVRKRPRYVIRHVYQEEQEDD
- a CDS encoding glycosyltransferase family 39 protein codes for the protein MFKSHRVNLLLLLILSSFLFFWMLGGHGLLEPDEGRYSEIPREMMETGDYVTPRLNGVLYFEKPVLHYWLTASAFAVMGKTELASRFWPAALAVVGVLFTYWLGAYLYGKRSGLAAGVILASSLLYFAIAQINLTDMPVSSFITVAMVAFLMARLQNRRWLLLFYSAMALAVLTKGLIGLVLPGAVILCYMIVTRRWSIVKDTLYLPGIILFFAITVPWFWAVCRANPDFFHFFFIHEHFVRYATKVHNRYEPVWFFVPILLVGTIPWTGFIPQALMEAIKGRKGQDESDWAGIYLALWFAVIFAFFSLSSSKLIPYIVPVLPPLAILVGRRAVRIWDEGDLKNTLVGLSLSSVLTVLFGVAFVVYPYVQDRLPSELLVPQLVHKGIILLVGTGLAWWGYLKGSPKKVLICLTITGIIFILSFKTGFSLYDRINSARQLSDIIKPHLREDDVVAQYGDYNQGLPFYLERRNVLVNYLGELEFGAKRETDPSWFIGDREFLELWNGHRQVFLVVPARVWSHLEDKLGKTYIMGKNWRENDLVITNRPIEED